A window from Nycticebus coucang isolate mNycCou1 chromosome X, mNycCou1.pri, whole genome shotgun sequence encodes these proteins:
- the AMELX gene encoding amelogenin, X isoform, whose protein sequence is MGTWILFACLLGAAFAMPLPPHPGHPGYINFSYENSYSQAINIDRTALVLTPVKWYQSMLRPPYPSYGYEPMGGWLHHQIIPVLSQQHPQTHTLQPHHHIPVVPAQQPVVPQQPMMPVPGQHSMTPTQHHQPNLPPPAQQPFQPQPVQPQPHQPMQPIQPMQPIQPQPPVHPMQPLPPQPPLPPLFPMQPLPPMLPDLPLEAWPATDKTKREEVVSMP, encoded by the exons CTACCACCTCATCCTGGGCACCCTGGTTATATCAACTTCAGCTATGag aaCTCATATTCTCAGGCTATCAATATTGACAGGACTGCATTA GTGCTTACCCCTGTGAAGTGGTACCAGAGCATGCTAAGGCCACCG TACCCTTCCTATGGTTACGAGCCCATGGGTGGATGGCTGCACCACCAAATCATCCCCGTGCTGTCCCAACAGCACCCCCAGACTCACACCCTGCAGCCTCATCACCACATCCCAGTGGTGCCAGCTCAGCAACCCGTGGTCCCCCAGCAACCAATGATGCCCGTTCCTGGCCAACACTCCATGACTCCAACCCAACACCACCAGCCAAACCTCCCTCCGCCCGCCCAGCAGCCCTTCCAGCCCCAGCCCGTTCAGCCGCAGCCTCACCAGCCCATGCAGCCCATCCAGCCCATGCAGCCCatccagccccagccacctgTGCACCCCATGCAGCCCCTGCCGCCACAGCCACCTCTGCCTCCGCTGTTCCCCATGCAGCCCCTGCCGCCCATGCTTCCTGATCTGCCACTGGAAGCTTGGCCAGCAACAGACAAGACCAAGCGGGAAGAAGTGGTGAGTATGCCTTGA